In Mycolicibacterium nivoides, the DNA window AAGCTCCAAGAAGTGGTGGGGGAAATGTGCGGGATCCGCGATCCCGCTCCGGGAGAAGCTGGGTGACGAGACCAGCGACCGCATCTGGCACATCGGCGATCTCGTCGTCGACGACGATCTGATCACCCAGACAACCACCCGGAGCGGAAGCGACGGATGGGCATGCCAACGTGCCCAGTCAGTGGTGGCCGCGACGTCCTTCGATGCCAAGGTGTGTGGCTACCAGATCCACGATCAGGCAGCCACCATCGTCAACAAGCTGGTCGCCAACGCCCACCGCTGAAATTTGGCAGGCCGAAAGACCGTCGCGGTGCGCGATTTGCGGCGTGTCAACGTACAGACACGGTCGCTCGCGGTGCCTACAGGGCGGGCTTGGTCGCCGCGTGCAGTGCCACGATGCCGCCGGTCAGGTTGCGCCACTTGACTTGTGACCAGCCCGCCTCGCCGATGCGGCGGGCCAGCTCGGCCTGATCCGGCCAGGCGCGGATCGACTCGGCCAGGTAGACGTAGGCGTCCGGGTTGCTCGACACGGCGGTGGCCATCCGCGGCAGCGCCTGCATCAGGTACTCCTTGTAGAGCGTGGCGAACGCACCGTTGGTCGGCGTCGAGAACTCGCACACCACCAGCCGGCCGCCAGGCCGGGTCACCCGGGCCATCTCGCGAAGGCCTGCCACATGGTCGACCACGTTGCGCAGCCCGAAGCTGATGGTGACCGCGTCGAACACTCCGTCGGCGAACGGTAGCCGGGTGGCGTCTGCGCCGACCTTGGGCACCGGGCGGGACGCCCCCGCGGCAAGCATCCCCACCGAGAAATCAGCAGCCACACACCAGGCACCCGAGGTCGCCAACTCGACCGTCGACACCGCGGTGCCTGCGGCCAGGTCCAGCACCTTGTCGCCGGGGCCGATCCCCAGCGCCGCACGCGTCTGCCGGCGCCAGAACCGGTCGTGCCCGAGCGACAGCACCGTGTTGGTCAGGTCGTAGCGTCGCGCCACCGCATCGAACATCGATGCCACTTCGTGGGGGTTCTTCTCCAGGCTCGCTCGACTCACAGTGCTGACGCTACCGGGCGGCGCTC includes these proteins:
- a CDS encoding demethylmenaquinone methyltransferase translates to MSRASLEKNPHEVASMFDAVARRYDLTNTVLSLGHDRFWRRQTRAALGIGPGDKVLDLAAGTAVSTVELATSGAWCVAADFSVGMLAAGASRPVPKVGADATRLPFADGVFDAVTISFGLRNVVDHVAGLREMARVTRPGGRLVVCEFSTPTNGAFATLYKEYLMQALPRMATAVSSNPDAYVYLAESIRAWPDQAELARRIGEAGWSQVKWRNLTGGIVALHAATKPAL